One Phycisphaera mikurensis NBRC 102666 DNA window includes the following coding sequences:
- a CDS encoding response regulator has product MTDETADADSTMGAGKTLLLVDDNEDDRFLARLALGRVASGLEIAEVADGRAALDWLRAAEDPPALVLLDLKMPRLDGAGVLGERRADARLRPIPVAVFTTSVSEEDVKRSYDLGASVYLPKPDSVDRLEEMLGDLMRVYLKHARPATP; this is encoded by the coding sequence ATGACCGATGAAACCGCCGACGCTGACTCCACGATGGGAGCGGGCAAGACCCTTCTGCTGGTCGACGACAACGAAGACGACCGCTTCCTCGCGCGCCTGGCGCTGGGTCGCGTGGCGAGCGGATTGGAGATCGCGGAAGTCGCGGACGGCCGCGCTGCACTGGATTGGCTGCGGGCCGCCGAGGACCCGCCGGCGCTGGTGCTCCTCGACCTCAAGATGCCGCGCCTGGACGGGGCCGGCGTGCTCGGCGAGCGTCGCGCCGATGCAAGGCTCCGCCCGATCCCCGTCGCCGTCTTCACCACCAGCGTCTCCGAGGAGGACGTGAAGAGGTCGTACGACCTCGGCGCGAGCGTGTACCTCCCCAAGCCCGACAGCGTCGACCGCCTCGAGGAGATGCTCGGCGACCTGATGCGCGTCTACCTCAAGCACGCGCGGCCCGCGACGCCCTGA